CTTTAACTCGTTTTCAGAGCTTAAGCTGGACTTAGTACCTATAAATGTATACCTATATAAACTTTTCTACATTTGTTTATTTAAGAACCATCGAAACCCTTTGTGATAGTTATTTCTATCTCTTTGATGGGTGGTACATGACATCACATTCTGGTTACCAGTTTTTGTTTGAATATCTCTATCTCTCCTGCTTCATACTGTTCATGGTCCCATCCCAAATCAACCTTATCACCTTGTTTTCTGGGAATCACATGCACATGGATATGCGGTACTTCCTGACCAGCAGCCTTACTGACATTAACGAGGATGTTCATTCCTTCTGGTTTGAGTGTTTTTTCCATTTGTTTGGCTACCTGTTGAACGCCATGCATGAGCAGCGATAGTTCTCCTTCAGGGATTTGACTAAGTTTCTCATAGTGGTTCTTGGGAATAACCAAGGTGTGTCCTTTTGCAGCAGGATTGATGTCTAAGAAAGCCATGACTGTTTTATCCTCATAAACACGTGCTGCGGGAATTATTCCTGTTCCAATCTTACAAAAGATACAGTCAGTCATATTTTCACCATTCTATTTTTCTTGAAGGAATTGACTGGATTATTCTAAAAATAGACTCAG
This is a stretch of genomic DNA from Candidatus Woesearchaeota archaeon. It encodes these proteins:
- a CDS encoding HIT family protein → MTDCIFCKIGTGIIPAARVYEDKTVMAFLDINPAAKGHTLVIPKNHYEKLSQIPEGELSLLMHGVQQVAKQMEKTLKPEGMNILVNVSKAAGQEVPHIHVHVIPRKQGDKVDLGWDHEQYEAGEIEIFKQKLVTRM